Sequence from the Miscanthus floridulus cultivar M001 chromosome 16, ASM1932011v1, whole genome shotgun sequence genome:
GGGAGcctgagcctggcgtagtaacatcgcagcatggagcaatcctcgagggcgtgcttgaccgggccttggtgataagggcatggtttcttgagcatgtcattgaaaggcctagggcctttggggcctcggagattcttgcgttctacggccctgaccagatcagcctccaggacctcctgcttccctaggcgcccctttttctttctcttagggaggtgggaggcctcgtccctccgctttcccttggtgtcgctgtcggggaagatggctccgatagcctcctcgcccgaggcaaagttggtggtgatgtcgaggagcgcagcaGCGGTGCATGGCACGTTTCGACCTAACTCCCAAACTAGGTCTCAGCAGGTGGTGCcgaagaggaaagcctagacgatctccgagtcaccaatgctgggcaactcggtgcactgtttggagaagcaccggataaagtcttggagagactcgtctggctttTGACGACAGCTTttaaggtcctaggaattcccagggcgcgcgtatgtgccttggaagttcctgACAAAGAttctaaccaagtcgcgccagttgtggatttgtgagggaggaaggtgctcgagccaggctcgcgctgagtctgtcaagagcaaggggaggttgcagatgatgagcaggtcatcatccatgCCACCTAGCTANNNNNNNNNNNNNNNNNNNNNNNNNNNNNNNNNNNNNNNNNNNNNNNNNNNNNNNNNNNNNNNNNNNNNNNNNNNNNNNNNNNNNNNNNNNNNNNNNNNNTGATTTTTACTTGGACTTTAGATAGAAAAATTGTAATGGGAAAAATAGTTTCTTAGTACAATGTCCTAAGTTATAGAAACTACTCATGGTTTCTACATCGTAAGTGCCTTGAGGGCTTCACCAACATAGGGTAACACGAACATAGGCTTCAGACAAGAGCAGCAGGCCACCTAGGCTGAACGGCTCAAGCTCCTAAAACTTCCAACGCTGCCTGTAGGTCGTTCGCTTTCAGGCTTTACATCACTGCAGCATTTGATGGAGGGTGCATCAGCAAAAAGTAATATGGGAACAGATGCGTGGTCCCCTAAAGATGGAGGGGATTTCTTGCTACAACACGTTCTCCAATGGATGCCTACAGCCTTTGTCAGATGGAGCTGTAGTGTCCTTGTAGGACACTGATAGCCTGCAGGGTGACTAATACCTCGTCTGTTGCCCTATGAGACAACCTCTACCTTGAGCGCATGTTAGCATTTTCAAATCGTTTTCACATGTTTTTTAAACTGATTTTGAATATCCACTCGTCTAGTGTCAACGTGATTAGGACCTCTCAAGTAGCACTAGATGACTGACATGCAAACACATttgtccctcttaatagtatgactatctaacAAAAAGCCGGTTATCTATCAAAGGCTGGTAAGGAAATCATGATTAAGGCAATGGCACAAGCTATTCCTACATATGCCATGTCTTGTTTTGATATCATGAATCTTAACGTTTTTCTCTACAAATTCGGtcaaagtttaattttttttatttaagacAACTCTAAGAATCTATTTATTCAAGGACAAATGGAGTATATACTTTCAACATTTCCATGCTTGCTAGGCAAGCTTGGCGACTTCTTGTGTACCCAAACACTTTGTGCACACAAGTGCCGAGTGCCAAGTACTTTCTTGGTAAATCCATTCTTGAAGCTACTGCAAGAGGGGGGCATTTCATATACTTGGAGAAGCATCCTTAAAGGGTGAAGTTATTGAAGGAAGGGATAATATGGAGGATTGGGAGTGGCACTTCAGTTGACATTTGGAGGGATTCCTGGATTCCACGGAACCACACAAGAAAAATCATTACACCTTGTCGTGGCTCCATCTTGATCATGAAGGCCATTGATATGATTAATCCTATTACTGGATCTTGGGATGAGTAGCTAGTAATAAATACTTTTTGGGAGGAAAGATGCTAAAATTATTTTATCAATGCCACTCTATGATGATATGGAGGATTTTCAGGCCTGGCATCCTGATCCAAAGGGTTAATTTTCGGTCAAATCGGCTTATGCCTTGGGTATCAAATTAGGGATCAAGATAATGGGCTGATGCCTCACCCTCATCTGGGCCTGGCAGAAGCTTTGATTGGAAAAGGATATGGAAGTTGAATGTTGCAAATAAGGTGAAAGTTTTTGTTTAGCAGCTAGCCCACAATGCCCTGCAAGTTAAAATTAATATTGCTAGGAGAGGTGTGAATCGAGATACACTATGTCATTTGTGCCAAAGATTTGATGAAGATCTTGGTCACTTGTTTTTCCAATGCAAAGATGTGCGATTATGTTGGCTGCTTCCTAACTCAGAAGAGGCGAGAACAAGTCTATAAGCACAAGTCTCTATTGAAGATATGTTGGAGAAAGTTTGGGGCTATCAAGCTGATGTGCAACAGAAAATTATCTTATTTCTAGTGTTGGTACTCTATGCGTAATAAGGTGAATGCAGGTGAGAGAAGGAAGAGTGCCTAGGAAGTGGTTAAGGATGTCCTTTACCATACGCAAGCCTGCAACTTTGCTTTGCAAGGCAACATTTCTAAAATCTATAATGTAAGTAAATTAAAATAGAGAACCCCACCGGAGGAATTCCACAAAACCCAACTGTGATGGAGCTTTTCACGAAGATTATAACACTATTAGATTTCGACCCTATTGCCACTTGACGCCATTTGCATTACCACAAATTGTGTTATAATAGGAGTGTGTTTTGTAACATTTGTCCAAAAAGACGGCAATAGGGGGACTGCGTTGCCATAAAATAGTGCATTGTAATTTTTTGGGCGTCGAAATAGGGTCAAAATTTAGTAGCGTAACAAAGTTGGTTGGGGCTTTGTTATACCGTGATTGTTGTAGACAAGTCATGGTAGCAGGTGCTGGTCCAGAAGAGCATATGATGAACGCCCAATACTATAAAGCAATGGCCTGTATAAAGGGGCTGGAGCTCGCGGCATCTTTGGGCATTCAACGTATTATTTTGGAGGCTGATGCTGCGACTGTGGCTAATGCGGTTAACAACCCAGGCTCTAACAAATATGCTCTTAGCACCATGTTTAGAGAAATCAGAGCTAAAATGATGAGTGACTTTGTTATTTCCTCTGTTTCTCACTGCCCTCGGCCTTGTAATTCAGTTGTACACACAAGTAGCCGTAATAGGCCTAAGCTGTACTTTAAACAGATCTGTCTTTTGACAGGCCTTTGTTCCTGACTGTAGCTATACTGGTCTCCAGCGATTTAGGCATTTAGCTGCACCGATTGTTTAATAAAAAACTATTTTCCATCTAAAAAAAGAATGGCTCGGGACCTGAACAGTTAGACATACTTtttctcctactatatatatacgACCAACCCACCGGCCAGCGGCCACACCAGACACCACCACACACATCGCCTCTCAAACTCCTACCCACAAGGCCACAGTGCCACATCCGCCCGATACCTATAAAACCTCACCAGTCACCTCCCCAGGTCCCAAGCAAAGGCAGCTCACGAGGATACACAGAACGGGAAGCTTCGGTGCATGGGCACCTTCCTCGCGCCATTCCCGTCTCCCCAGCCCGTCTTTCCCACAGCGGACACCGAGTTCTCCTCCACCGCGGTTTCTGCCAACGCCGAGTGCTCCCCCACCTTCCTCGCCTCTCCCGACGCAGAAttctcttcctcctcgccgcCATGGACGACGACGTCGGAGTTGGGTCGTCACAGCCTAATGCGCCCTTCGCAGCTGAAGCTGACGCCGACTCTGCTAATTTCCCGCTCTTATTTGCTGCCCACGAACACGATCACCACCAGGCCGTTGACGCGATGATGATGCCATTGCCGCCGCAGGTTTTTGCTGACCTTTCGGTGAATCCCATTCCTAGCAGTGTGGTTCAAGGATCATTATTCCCGGCCGTGGGCGAAGGCGGGGCCACGGCCGGGCAGCACCTCGCGACAGGAAAGAGACGGCAGCCGCAGACGAGAAGCAGCTCGCAGTCTAACGACGCTCCCGGCGAGAGCAGCAGCGGCCAGGCCCATGCGCCAGATAGGGCCAGGGCCAGCCGCCGGGTGTGGGTCCGGACGCGGAGCACCGAGTGGTGGGACCACCTGGACGGGCCGTCGTGCCCGGACGCCGAGTTCCGGCGCGCCTTCCGCATGTCGCGCGCCACGTTCGGCGCGCTCTGCGACGCGCTCGGGGGCGCCGTCGCCAAGGAGGACACCGTGCTGCGGACTGCCATCCCCGTGCGCCAGCGCGTGGCCGTCTGCCTCTGGCGCCTCGCCACGGCGGAGCCCCTCCGCGAGGTCTCCCGCCGCTTCGGCCTCGGCATCTCCACCTGCCACAGCATCGTGCTCCAGGTCTACCACGCCCTGGCCGCCGTGCTCAGGCCCACGACCATCACCTGGCCTGAGCCTGACTCCGCCGCGACCGTTGCGGCCAGGTTTGAGGCCGCCTACGGGCTCCCTGGCATCATCGGCGCCGTCTACACCACGCGCGTCACCGTCGTCGCGCCCAAGGCCAACGTCGCCGCGTACTACGACCGCGGCCTCACGGAGCGGAACCAGAAGGCGTCCTACTCCGTCGCCGTCCAGGCCGTTGCTGACGCCGACGGAGCGTTCACGGACGTCTGGATCGACCCGGGGTCGCTATCTGACGCAGCCGTGCTTGGCAGGTGGGCTCTTTGCGGGCTCCTAGGGGGCCACGGGCAGGAGCAGCGGCTAGTCGGTGGCACGAGCTATCCGCTCATGGACTGGATGCTCGTGCCGTACGCGCACCAGAACCTGACGTGGACGGAGCACGCGTTCAACGAGCGGGTCGCCGCCGCGCGCGGTGTGGCGCGGGGCGCGGTCAGGCGGCTCAAGGCGCGGTGGCGCTGCTTGCAGCGCCGCAGCGAGGTGAAGATGCAGGACCTCCCCAGCATGATCGCCGCCTGCTGCGTGCTGCACAACGTCTGCGAACGCGCCGGCGAGGAGCTTGACCCCGATCTCATGCAGTATGAGCTCGATGACGACGACGGTGACGTCGTCGCTCACGACGCCGCGCCCCCCGCACCGGCAGTGCAGGCGGCGCGAGACAGGATCGCGCACGGCCTCCTGCACGGCAGCCACGCTAGTAACTAGCGAGTAGCGACAgggtatttcatcatcacttgtcgCCTTTATATACACCAGGGGTTTTCATTATCCGAAATAAAaatttatgaatttatttatcGAAACCCACGCATAGAACGGAAATTTCAAATTTTTTGGTGAATCTGGGCAGGTaaagaaaaccctaattaaattTCCGTAGAGGGCGAAATTCACCGGAATTTTTTACTACAACCATTGGTGTATTTAACTAGGGTTTTTTTTACTAGAACCTCGAACTCCCTCGACGTGGACGGGACTCGATCGGTATCCAACAGCGAGCCCGCACACACCTGGAAACAGAGGCGAAGCGAGATCCATAGGGCGACCGTCCTCACCCCTCCGGTGAGAGCAGGAGCAGGTATAGTCACGGGTCGACACTCGACAAAAATATGATATGAAGGGGGTATACCCCTGCTGTACAAAGAAGCAAATATTTGGTACATGAACCCGAAGCATATGGGTCGACGACCACGATACGAAGCATGGAGTCTTGTATGTATTGCGGTGGTTGACTTGTTGATTTGGGACCAAGGTTGCAAAGAATGTTACATATTATTCATCATCagtaaaataataaaacaaaagaaTAGTTGAGCCCAATCTGAGCCCGTTATACAAATGGGCTGCAATTTCTGGCCCATCCACTCATCTACACCTTGTGAATTTGTGATGCCCTATTCGCACTGTAAAATACACCAAAGCAGCCGCCGCCGGTGACTCTCGTTCTCTCCTAGTCTCATCGTCATCCGTCCTCCACACGCGTGGCTGTGGGTAGGACTGCGCTGGCTGCGACACA
This genomic interval carries:
- the LOC136510595 gene encoding protein ANTAGONIST OF LIKE HETEROCHROMATIN PROTEIN 1-like translates to MDDDVGVGSSQPNAPFAAEADADSANFPLLFAAHEHDHHQAVDAMMMPLPPQVFADLSVNPIPSSVVQGSLFPAVGEGGATAGQHLATGKRRQPQTRSSSQSNDAPGESSSGQAHAPDRARASRRVWVRTRSTEWWDHLDGPSCPDAEFRRAFRMSRATFGALCDALGGAVAKEDTVLRTAIPVRQRVAVCLWRLATAEPLREVSRRFGLGISTCHSIVLQVYHALAAVLRPTTITWPEPDSAATVAARFEAAYGLPGIIGAVYTTRVTVVAPKANVAAYYDRGLTERNQKASYSVAVQAVADADGAFTDVWIDPGSLSDAAVLGRWALCGLLGGHGQEQRLVGGTSYPLMDWMLVPYAHQNLTWTEHAFNERVAAARGVARGAVRRLKARWRCLQRRSEVKMQDLPSMIAACCVLHNVCERAGEELDPDLMQYELDDDDGDVVAHDAAPPAPAVQAARDRIAHGLLHGSHASN